A single region of the Lotus japonicus ecotype B-129 chromosome 4, LjGifu_v1.2 genome encodes:
- the LOC130710538 gene encoding kinesin-like protein KIN-14P isoform X2 — translation MNSPSDYNYRELGSPNGTMDGNNKNGHLVSINGEVEAKHRLLLVQWLTSLLPLLNFSASVTDGELRACLSNGTVLIQILNRLRPGSVTLVSESDHSLPSQSENVKTFLKALDGLGLPRFEISDLEKGSMKPVVDCLLTLRARSLQNALADNICVSPRSRGSSPSSNPYSPPSFGGDQRKESRFQRLLSSPVMAEPSASLIHYAGHKFHEVFQIKPGSFADLPAAKISEMMKSNSLDNAPTQSLLSVVNGILEESVERRNGEIPQRVAVLLRRVSQEIERRISTQAEHIRTQNNLFKAREEKYQSRIKVLEALASETREESEADKIKEEERQEDESDIIRLILQEQEDKNLEIAKLQRELETCEAQCLQLEEEAKVAIDELRHKSQEYEHQLEELRNKIKEEGKKADEKDVIRWMKEHDDKKLEISALKQELETAKKTCEVQCLQLEEETKVAKAELRQKSQEYECRLEELRNKVKDFEASSESRNQKWSTEKKQMRKSIDFQICSLQKLKLSWESIKQDVMKEQKACAEECGRLGVNLKPLVHAAQSYQVVLAENRKLFNEVQELKGNIRVYCRIRPFLTGKGERQTIIQHIGENDLVVAHPSKEGKDALKSFKFNKVFGPASTQVEVYSDIQSFVRSVLDGYNVCMFAYGQTGSGKTYTMTGPSGATSEDIGVNYRALNDLFSICTSRASLIDYEIGVQMVEIYNEQVRDLLTTDGSPKKLGILTHSPSKGLAVPDASIFPVKSPSDVIKLMDIGLKNRAIGATAMNERSSRSHSVISIHVRGKELKSGSTLLGNLHLVDLAGSERVDRSEVIGDRLKEAQHINKSLSALGDVIFALSQKSPHVPYRNSKLTQLLQTSLGGQAKTLMFVQINSDVSSYSETLSTLKFADRVSGVELGAARSNKESKDVRELMEQMASMKNTILKKDEEIERLQSLNASVGGVPKKNRRLPSYKNLEASTEQPMDGHIHQNELLHQSEITRGDIRRNIASTAETSGSADSDSHEGSSDVSDNGVVPGTETDGSSENSSLTEVKKSLEKTEKSKALPKIVRTVRKLDRTPSLTPALKDSQKKPPASSGIKKSASIGQLKAAKRWQ, via the exons ATGAATTCCCCATCTGATTATAACTACAGAGAATTGGGCAGCCCAAATGGAACTATGGAtggaaataataaaaatgggcATTTAGTGTCCATTAATGGTGAGGTGGAAG CCAAACATCGGTTGCTTTTGGTTCAGTGGTTAACTAGTCTTCTTCCTTTACTGAACTTCTCGGCAAGCGTCACGGATGGTGAGTTAAGAGCATGCTTGAGCAATGGCACAGTTTTGATCCAGATATTGAACAGGCTAAGACCTGGTTCCGTGACTTTG GTGAGTGAATCTGATCATTCTCTGCCGTCACAATCAGAAAATGTTAAAACGTTTCTGAAAGCATTGGATGGATTGGGGTTGCCCCGGTTTGAAATTTCAGACCTAGAGAAG GGATCTATGAAGCCTGTTGTGGATTGTCTATTAACACTTAGAGCAAGAAGTTTGCAAAATGCTTTGGCAGACAATATTTGTGTAAGCCCTCGTAGTCGTGGGAGTTCACCTTCAAGTAACCCATATTCTCCTCCATCTTTTGGTGGAGACCAGAGGAAGGAGTCAAGGTTTCAACGTCTTTTGAGTAGCCCTGTTATGGCAG AACCATCAGCTTCATTAATACACTATGCCGGTCATAAGTTCCATGAGGTGTTTCAAATAAAACCTGGAAGCTTTGCAGATCTTCCGGCAGCAAAAATATCAGAAATGATGAAATCTAACAGTTTAGAT AATGCTCCCACCCAATCGCTTCTAAGTGTAGTCAACGGTATTCTTGAAGAAAGCGTTGAAAGAAGAAATGGAGAAATACCTCAG CGTGTGGCAGTCTTGTTGCGAAGAGTTTCTCAGGAGATTGAGCGGCGCATATCAACTCAAGCAGAACATATACGAACT CAAAATAATCTTTTCAAGGCCCGGGAAGAAAAATATCAATCGAGAATAAAAGTACTCGAGGCACTTGCATCTGAAACTAGAGAAGAGAGTGAG GCTGACAAAATCAAAGAGGAAGAAAGGCAAGAAGATGAATCAGATATTATCAGATTGATATTGCAGGAGCAggaggacaaaaatttggaaatcGCAAAATTGCAGCGAGAACTAGAAACATGTGAAGCACAATGCTTACAGTTGGAAGAAGAGGCTAAAGTTGCTATAGATGAATTGAgacacaagtctcaagaatacgAGCATCAATTGGAAGAATTAAGAAACAAG ATCAAAGAGGAAGGAAAGAAAGCAGATGAAAAAGATGTGATCAGATGGATGAAGGAGCACGACGacaaaaaattggaaatttccGCGTTGAAGCAAGAACTAGAAACAGCCAAAAAAACATGTGAAGTACAGTGCTTACAGCTGGAAGAAGAGACTAAGGTTGCTAAAGCAGAATTGAGACAGAAGTCTCAAGAATATGAGTGTCGATTGGAAGAATTAAGAAATAAGGTTAAGGATTTTGAGGCTTCTTCTGAATCGAGAAATCAGAAGTGGAGCACTGAAAAGAAGCAAATGCGGAAATCTATAGATTTCCAGATTTGTTCCTTACAG AAATTGAAACTATCTTGGGAATCCATTAAGCAAGATGTTATGAAAGAGCAAAAAGCTTGTGCAGAGGAGTGTGGTCGATTAG GTGTAAATCTTAAACCACTGGTACATGCAGCTCAGAGCTATCAAGTTGTTCTTGCTGAAAACCGGAAACTGTTTAATGAAGTTCAAGAATTAAAAG gAAACATCAGAGTATATTGTCGAATTCGACCATTTCTTACTGGAAAAGGGGAAAGACAGACTATTATACAACATATTGGTGAAAATGATTTGGTTGTGGCACATCCTTCCAAAGAAGGGAAAGATGCTCTTAAATCATTTAAGTTTAATAAGGTCTTCGGCCCTGCCTCAACTCAAG TTGAGGTATACTCTGACATTCAATCCTTTGTTAGATCAGTACTCGACGGGTATAATGTATGTATGTTTGCTTATGGCCAAACTGGATCGGGGAAAACTTACACAATG ACTGGTCCAAGTGGAGCAACAAGCGAGGATATTGGTGTTAATTATCGAGCTCTAAATGACTTATTCAGCATTTGTACAAGTAGAGCAAGCCTCATAGACTATGAGATTGGGGTTCAAATGGTTGAGATATACAATGAGCAAGTTCGTGACTTGTTAACAACAGATGGTTCTCCCAAAAA ACTTGGGATATTGACTCACTCTCCATCCAAGGGTTTAGCAGTGCCTGATGCTAGCATCTTCCCTGTCAAATCACCTTCAGATGTCATTAAGCTAATGGACATTGGGCTTAAAAATAGAGCCATTGGTGCAACTGCTATGAATGAAAGAAGTAGCCGTTCACACAG TGTGATCTCAATTCATGTTCGTGGGAAGGAATTGAAGTCTGGTTCTACTCTGCTTGGTAATCTTCATTTGGTAGATTTGGCAGGTAGTGAAAGGGTAGATCGCTCTGAAGTAATTGGGGATAGGCTTAAGGAAGCACAGCATATAAACAAATCATTATCTGCTCTTGGAGATGTCATTTTCGCTCTTTCTCAAAAGAGTCCCCATGTACCATACAGAAATAGCAAGCTCACTCAACTCCTGCAAACTTCTCTTG GTGGTCAAGCAAAGACACTCATGTTTGTCCAAATTAACTCAGACGTGAGTTCATATTCTGAAACTCTGAGCACTTTAAAGTTTGCTGACAGAGTTTCCGGAGTTGAATTAGGAGCTGCGCGAAGTAACAAAGAGAGCAAAGATGTCAGGGAATTAATGGAACAG ATGGCTTCTATGAAGAACACTATTTTGAAAAAAGATGAGGAGATTGAGCGGCTTCAATCACTGAACGCTTCAGTTGGTGGTGTTCCTAAGAAAAACCGAAGACTGCCAAGTTATAAGAACCTTGAAGCTTCTACGGAGCAACCAATGGATGGTCATATACACCAAAATGAGCTTCTCCATCAATCTGAAATTACTAGGGGAGATATACGAAGGAATATTGCTTCAACTGCAGAAACTTCGGGGTCTGCAGATTCTGATTCTCATGAAGGATCAAGTGATGTTTCTGACAATGGTGTTGTTCCGGGCACAGAAACTGATGGCTCTTCAGAAAATTCAAGTCTTACTgaagtcaaaaaatcattagaaAAGACGGAGAA ATCCAAAGCATTACCCAAAATTGTTCGAACGGTTAGGAAATTAGACCGAACCCCATCTCTGACGCCTGCATTAAAGGACTCCCAGAAGAAGCCACCAGCATCATCAG GTATTAAAAAAAGCGCTAGTATTGGCCAACTTAAAGCTGCAAAACGGTGGCAGTAA
- the LOC130710538 gene encoding kinesin-like protein KIN-14C isoform X3, with protein sequence MNSPSDYNYRELGSPNGTMDGNNKNGHLVSINGEVEAKHRLLLVQWLTSLLPLLNFSASVTDGELRACLSNGTVLIQILNRLRPGSVTLVSESDHSLPSQSENVKTFLKALDGLGLPRFEISDLEKGSMKPVVDCLLTLRARSLQNALADNICVSPRSRGSSPSSNPYSPPSFGGDQRKESRFQRLLSSPVMAEPSASLIHYAGHKFHEVFQIKPGSFADLPAAKISEMMKSNSLDNLMLQNAPTQSLLSVVNGILEESVERRNGEIPQRVAVLLRRVSQEIERRISTQAEHIRTQNNLFKAREEKYQSRIKVLEALASETREESEEQEDKNLEIAKLQRELETCEAQCLQLEEEAKVAIDELRHKSQEYEHQLEELRNKIKEEGKKADEKDVIRWMKEHDDKKLEISALKQELETAKKTCEVQCLQLEEETKVAKAELRQKSQEYECRLEELRNKVKDFEASSESRNQKWSTEKKQMRKSIDFQICSLQKLKLSWESIKQDVMKEQKACAEECGRLGVNLKPLVHAAQSYQVVLAENRKLFNEVQELKGNIRVYCRIRPFLTGKGERQTIIQHIGENDLVVAHPSKEGKDALKSFKFNKVFGPASTQVEVYSDIQSFVRSVLDGYNVCMFAYGQTGSGKTYTMTGPSGATSEDIGVNYRALNDLFSICTSRASLIDYEIGVQMVEIYNEQVRDLLTTDGSPKKLGILTHSPSKGLAVPDASIFPVKSPSDVIKLMDIGLKNRAIGATAMNERSSRSHSVISIHVRGKELKSGSTLLGNLHLVDLAGSERVDRSEVIGDRLKEAQHINKSLSALGDVIFALSQKSPHVPYRNSKLTQLLQTSLGGQAKTLMFVQINSDVSSYSETLSTLKFADRVSGVELGAARSNKESKDVRELMEQMASMKNTILKKDEEIERLQSLNASVGGVPKKNRRLPSYKNLEASTEQPMDGHIHQNELLHQSEITRGDIRRNIASTAETSGSADSDSHEGSSDVSDNGVVPGTETDGSSENSSLTEVKKSLEKTEKSKALPKIVRTVRKLDRTPSLTPALKDSQKKPPASSGIKKSASIGQLKAAKRWQ encoded by the exons ATGAATTCCCCATCTGATTATAACTACAGAGAATTGGGCAGCCCAAATGGAACTATGGAtggaaataataaaaatgggcATTTAGTGTCCATTAATGGTGAGGTGGAAG CCAAACATCGGTTGCTTTTGGTTCAGTGGTTAACTAGTCTTCTTCCTTTACTGAACTTCTCGGCAAGCGTCACGGATGGTGAGTTAAGAGCATGCTTGAGCAATGGCACAGTTTTGATCCAGATATTGAACAGGCTAAGACCTGGTTCCGTGACTTTG GTGAGTGAATCTGATCATTCTCTGCCGTCACAATCAGAAAATGTTAAAACGTTTCTGAAAGCATTGGATGGATTGGGGTTGCCCCGGTTTGAAATTTCAGACCTAGAGAAG GGATCTATGAAGCCTGTTGTGGATTGTCTATTAACACTTAGAGCAAGAAGTTTGCAAAATGCTTTGGCAGACAATATTTGTGTAAGCCCTCGTAGTCGTGGGAGTTCACCTTCAAGTAACCCATATTCTCCTCCATCTTTTGGTGGAGACCAGAGGAAGGAGTCAAGGTTTCAACGTCTTTTGAGTAGCCCTGTTATGGCAG AACCATCAGCTTCATTAATACACTATGCCGGTCATAAGTTCCATGAGGTGTTTCAAATAAAACCTGGAAGCTTTGCAGATCTTCCGGCAGCAAAAATATCAGAAATGATGAAATCTAACAGTTTAGAT AATCTAATGTTACAGAATGCTCCCACCCAATCGCTTCTAAGTGTAGTCAACGGTATTCTTGAAGAAAGCGTTGAAAGAAGAAATGGAGAAATACCTCAG CGTGTGGCAGTCTTGTTGCGAAGAGTTTCTCAGGAGATTGAGCGGCGCATATCAACTCAAGCAGAACATATACGAACT CAAAATAATCTTTTCAAGGCCCGGGAAGAAAAATATCAATCGAGAATAAAAGTACTCGAGGCACTTGCATCTGAAACTAGAGAAGAGAGTGAG GAGCAggaggacaaaaatttggaaatcGCAAAATTGCAGCGAGAACTAGAAACATGTGAAGCACAATGCTTACAGTTGGAAGAAGAGGCTAAAGTTGCTATAGATGAATTGAgacacaagtctcaagaatacgAGCATCAATTGGAAGAATTAAGAAACAAG ATCAAAGAGGAAGGAAAGAAAGCAGATGAAAAAGATGTGATCAGATGGATGAAGGAGCACGACGacaaaaaattggaaatttccGCGTTGAAGCAAGAACTAGAAACAGCCAAAAAAACATGTGAAGTACAGTGCTTACAGCTGGAAGAAGAGACTAAGGTTGCTAAAGCAGAATTGAGACAGAAGTCTCAAGAATATGAGTGTCGATTGGAAGAATTAAGAAATAAGGTTAAGGATTTTGAGGCTTCTTCTGAATCGAGAAATCAGAAGTGGAGCACTGAAAAGAAGCAAATGCGGAAATCTATAGATTTCCAGATTTGTTCCTTACAG AAATTGAAACTATCTTGGGAATCCATTAAGCAAGATGTTATGAAAGAGCAAAAAGCTTGTGCAGAGGAGTGTGGTCGATTAG GTGTAAATCTTAAACCACTGGTACATGCAGCTCAGAGCTATCAAGTTGTTCTTGCTGAAAACCGGAAACTGTTTAATGAAGTTCAAGAATTAAAAG gAAACATCAGAGTATATTGTCGAATTCGACCATTTCTTACTGGAAAAGGGGAAAGACAGACTATTATACAACATATTGGTGAAAATGATTTGGTTGTGGCACATCCTTCCAAAGAAGGGAAAGATGCTCTTAAATCATTTAAGTTTAATAAGGTCTTCGGCCCTGCCTCAACTCAAG TTGAGGTATACTCTGACATTCAATCCTTTGTTAGATCAGTACTCGACGGGTATAATGTATGTATGTTTGCTTATGGCCAAACTGGATCGGGGAAAACTTACACAATG ACTGGTCCAAGTGGAGCAACAAGCGAGGATATTGGTGTTAATTATCGAGCTCTAAATGACTTATTCAGCATTTGTACAAGTAGAGCAAGCCTCATAGACTATGAGATTGGGGTTCAAATGGTTGAGATATACAATGAGCAAGTTCGTGACTTGTTAACAACAGATGGTTCTCCCAAAAA ACTTGGGATATTGACTCACTCTCCATCCAAGGGTTTAGCAGTGCCTGATGCTAGCATCTTCCCTGTCAAATCACCTTCAGATGTCATTAAGCTAATGGACATTGGGCTTAAAAATAGAGCCATTGGTGCAACTGCTATGAATGAAAGAAGTAGCCGTTCACACAG TGTGATCTCAATTCATGTTCGTGGGAAGGAATTGAAGTCTGGTTCTACTCTGCTTGGTAATCTTCATTTGGTAGATTTGGCAGGTAGTGAAAGGGTAGATCGCTCTGAAGTAATTGGGGATAGGCTTAAGGAAGCACAGCATATAAACAAATCATTATCTGCTCTTGGAGATGTCATTTTCGCTCTTTCTCAAAAGAGTCCCCATGTACCATACAGAAATAGCAAGCTCACTCAACTCCTGCAAACTTCTCTTG GTGGTCAAGCAAAGACACTCATGTTTGTCCAAATTAACTCAGACGTGAGTTCATATTCTGAAACTCTGAGCACTTTAAAGTTTGCTGACAGAGTTTCCGGAGTTGAATTAGGAGCTGCGCGAAGTAACAAAGAGAGCAAAGATGTCAGGGAATTAATGGAACAG ATGGCTTCTATGAAGAACACTATTTTGAAAAAAGATGAGGAGATTGAGCGGCTTCAATCACTGAACGCTTCAGTTGGTGGTGTTCCTAAGAAAAACCGAAGACTGCCAAGTTATAAGAACCTTGAAGCTTCTACGGAGCAACCAATGGATGGTCATATACACCAAAATGAGCTTCTCCATCAATCTGAAATTACTAGGGGAGATATACGAAGGAATATTGCTTCAACTGCAGAAACTTCGGGGTCTGCAGATTCTGATTCTCATGAAGGATCAAGTGATGTTTCTGACAATGGTGTTGTTCCGGGCACAGAAACTGATGGCTCTTCAGAAAATTCAAGTCTTACTgaagtcaaaaaatcattagaaAAGACGGAGAA ATCCAAAGCATTACCCAAAATTGTTCGAACGGTTAGGAAATTAGACCGAACCCCATCTCTGACGCCTGCATTAAAGGACTCCCAGAAGAAGCCACCAGCATCATCAG GTATTAAAAAAAGCGCTAGTATTGGCCAACTTAAAGCTGCAAAACGGTGGCAGTAA
- the LOC130710538 gene encoding kinesin-like protein KIN-14P isoform X1: MNSPSDYNYRELGSPNGTMDGNNKNGHLVSINGEVEAKHRLLLVQWLTSLLPLLNFSASVTDGELRACLSNGTVLIQILNRLRPGSVTLVSESDHSLPSQSENVKTFLKALDGLGLPRFEISDLEKGSMKPVVDCLLTLRARSLQNALADNICVSPRSRGSSPSSNPYSPPSFGGDQRKESRFQRLLSSPVMAEPSASLIHYAGHKFHEVFQIKPGSFADLPAAKISEMMKSNSLDNLMLQNAPTQSLLSVVNGILEESVERRNGEIPQRVAVLLRRVSQEIERRISTQAEHIRTQNNLFKAREEKYQSRIKVLEALASETREESEADKIKEEERQEDESDIIRLILQEQEDKNLEIAKLQRELETCEAQCLQLEEEAKVAIDELRHKSQEYEHQLEELRNKIKEEGKKADEKDVIRWMKEHDDKKLEISALKQELETAKKTCEVQCLQLEEETKVAKAELRQKSQEYECRLEELRNKVKDFEASSESRNQKWSTEKKQMRKSIDFQICSLQKLKLSWESIKQDVMKEQKACAEECGRLGVNLKPLVHAAQSYQVVLAENRKLFNEVQELKGNIRVYCRIRPFLTGKGERQTIIQHIGENDLVVAHPSKEGKDALKSFKFNKVFGPASTQVEVYSDIQSFVRSVLDGYNVCMFAYGQTGSGKTYTMTGPSGATSEDIGVNYRALNDLFSICTSRASLIDYEIGVQMVEIYNEQVRDLLTTDGSPKKLGILTHSPSKGLAVPDASIFPVKSPSDVIKLMDIGLKNRAIGATAMNERSSRSHSVISIHVRGKELKSGSTLLGNLHLVDLAGSERVDRSEVIGDRLKEAQHINKSLSALGDVIFALSQKSPHVPYRNSKLTQLLQTSLGGQAKTLMFVQINSDVSSYSETLSTLKFADRVSGVELGAARSNKESKDVRELMEQMASMKNTILKKDEEIERLQSLNASVGGVPKKNRRLPSYKNLEASTEQPMDGHIHQNELLHQSEITRGDIRRNIASTAETSGSADSDSHEGSSDVSDNGVVPGTETDGSSENSSLTEVKKSLEKTEKSKALPKIVRTVRKLDRTPSLTPALKDSQKKPPASSGIKKSASIGQLKAAKRWQ, translated from the exons ATGAATTCCCCATCTGATTATAACTACAGAGAATTGGGCAGCCCAAATGGAACTATGGAtggaaataataaaaatgggcATTTAGTGTCCATTAATGGTGAGGTGGAAG CCAAACATCGGTTGCTTTTGGTTCAGTGGTTAACTAGTCTTCTTCCTTTACTGAACTTCTCGGCAAGCGTCACGGATGGTGAGTTAAGAGCATGCTTGAGCAATGGCACAGTTTTGATCCAGATATTGAACAGGCTAAGACCTGGTTCCGTGACTTTG GTGAGTGAATCTGATCATTCTCTGCCGTCACAATCAGAAAATGTTAAAACGTTTCTGAAAGCATTGGATGGATTGGGGTTGCCCCGGTTTGAAATTTCAGACCTAGAGAAG GGATCTATGAAGCCTGTTGTGGATTGTCTATTAACACTTAGAGCAAGAAGTTTGCAAAATGCTTTGGCAGACAATATTTGTGTAAGCCCTCGTAGTCGTGGGAGTTCACCTTCAAGTAACCCATATTCTCCTCCATCTTTTGGTGGAGACCAGAGGAAGGAGTCAAGGTTTCAACGTCTTTTGAGTAGCCCTGTTATGGCAG AACCATCAGCTTCATTAATACACTATGCCGGTCATAAGTTCCATGAGGTGTTTCAAATAAAACCTGGAAGCTTTGCAGATCTTCCGGCAGCAAAAATATCAGAAATGATGAAATCTAACAGTTTAGAT AATCTAATGTTACAGAATGCTCCCACCCAATCGCTTCTAAGTGTAGTCAACGGTATTCTTGAAGAAAGCGTTGAAAGAAGAAATGGAGAAATACCTCAG CGTGTGGCAGTCTTGTTGCGAAGAGTTTCTCAGGAGATTGAGCGGCGCATATCAACTCAAGCAGAACATATACGAACT CAAAATAATCTTTTCAAGGCCCGGGAAGAAAAATATCAATCGAGAATAAAAGTACTCGAGGCACTTGCATCTGAAACTAGAGAAGAGAGTGAG GCTGACAAAATCAAAGAGGAAGAAAGGCAAGAAGATGAATCAGATATTATCAGATTGATATTGCAGGAGCAggaggacaaaaatttggaaatcGCAAAATTGCAGCGAGAACTAGAAACATGTGAAGCACAATGCTTACAGTTGGAAGAAGAGGCTAAAGTTGCTATAGATGAATTGAgacacaagtctcaagaatacgAGCATCAATTGGAAGAATTAAGAAACAAG ATCAAAGAGGAAGGAAAGAAAGCAGATGAAAAAGATGTGATCAGATGGATGAAGGAGCACGACGacaaaaaattggaaatttccGCGTTGAAGCAAGAACTAGAAACAGCCAAAAAAACATGTGAAGTACAGTGCTTACAGCTGGAAGAAGAGACTAAGGTTGCTAAAGCAGAATTGAGACAGAAGTCTCAAGAATATGAGTGTCGATTGGAAGAATTAAGAAATAAGGTTAAGGATTTTGAGGCTTCTTCTGAATCGAGAAATCAGAAGTGGAGCACTGAAAAGAAGCAAATGCGGAAATCTATAGATTTCCAGATTTGTTCCTTACAG AAATTGAAACTATCTTGGGAATCCATTAAGCAAGATGTTATGAAAGAGCAAAAAGCTTGTGCAGAGGAGTGTGGTCGATTAG GTGTAAATCTTAAACCACTGGTACATGCAGCTCAGAGCTATCAAGTTGTTCTTGCTGAAAACCGGAAACTGTTTAATGAAGTTCAAGAATTAAAAG gAAACATCAGAGTATATTGTCGAATTCGACCATTTCTTACTGGAAAAGGGGAAAGACAGACTATTATACAACATATTGGTGAAAATGATTTGGTTGTGGCACATCCTTCCAAAGAAGGGAAAGATGCTCTTAAATCATTTAAGTTTAATAAGGTCTTCGGCCCTGCCTCAACTCAAG TTGAGGTATACTCTGACATTCAATCCTTTGTTAGATCAGTACTCGACGGGTATAATGTATGTATGTTTGCTTATGGCCAAACTGGATCGGGGAAAACTTACACAATG ACTGGTCCAAGTGGAGCAACAAGCGAGGATATTGGTGTTAATTATCGAGCTCTAAATGACTTATTCAGCATTTGTACAAGTAGAGCAAGCCTCATAGACTATGAGATTGGGGTTCAAATGGTTGAGATATACAATGAGCAAGTTCGTGACTTGTTAACAACAGATGGTTCTCCCAAAAA ACTTGGGATATTGACTCACTCTCCATCCAAGGGTTTAGCAGTGCCTGATGCTAGCATCTTCCCTGTCAAATCACCTTCAGATGTCATTAAGCTAATGGACATTGGGCTTAAAAATAGAGCCATTGGTGCAACTGCTATGAATGAAAGAAGTAGCCGTTCACACAG TGTGATCTCAATTCATGTTCGTGGGAAGGAATTGAAGTCTGGTTCTACTCTGCTTGGTAATCTTCATTTGGTAGATTTGGCAGGTAGTGAAAGGGTAGATCGCTCTGAAGTAATTGGGGATAGGCTTAAGGAAGCACAGCATATAAACAAATCATTATCTGCTCTTGGAGATGTCATTTTCGCTCTTTCTCAAAAGAGTCCCCATGTACCATACAGAAATAGCAAGCTCACTCAACTCCTGCAAACTTCTCTTG GTGGTCAAGCAAAGACACTCATGTTTGTCCAAATTAACTCAGACGTGAGTTCATATTCTGAAACTCTGAGCACTTTAAAGTTTGCTGACAGAGTTTCCGGAGTTGAATTAGGAGCTGCGCGAAGTAACAAAGAGAGCAAAGATGTCAGGGAATTAATGGAACAG ATGGCTTCTATGAAGAACACTATTTTGAAAAAAGATGAGGAGATTGAGCGGCTTCAATCACTGAACGCTTCAGTTGGTGGTGTTCCTAAGAAAAACCGAAGACTGCCAAGTTATAAGAACCTTGAAGCTTCTACGGAGCAACCAATGGATGGTCATATACACCAAAATGAGCTTCTCCATCAATCTGAAATTACTAGGGGAGATATACGAAGGAATATTGCTTCAACTGCAGAAACTTCGGGGTCTGCAGATTCTGATTCTCATGAAGGATCAAGTGATGTTTCTGACAATGGTGTTGTTCCGGGCACAGAAACTGATGGCTCTTCAGAAAATTCAAGTCTTACTgaagtcaaaaaatcattagaaAAGACGGAGAA ATCCAAAGCATTACCCAAAATTGTTCGAACGGTTAGGAAATTAGACCGAACCCCATCTCTGACGCCTGCATTAAAGGACTCCCAGAAGAAGCCACCAGCATCATCAG GTATTAAAAAAAGCGCTAGTATTGGCCAACTTAAAGCTGCAAAACGGTGGCAGTAA
- the LOC130710540 gene encoding uncharacterized protein LOC130710540, which translates to MNCYAYYGYQQNNTLTSCEEMRMESVVCPKPRRMSQLNHSSMNNQIRPSRRPMGYQSEIEDSGVGAELLDIILPKDSCYPESDRSGESPFFCGSPPSRASNPVIQDEQFGNGNFSPFAVASASPSSSSARGCVPMKFGNTPAVVRIEGFDCLTRDRRSNRSISAVA; encoded by the exons ATGAATTGCTATGCCTACTATGGTTACCAACAGAACAACACCTTGACAAGCTGTGAGGAGATGAGGATGGAATCAGTGGTTTGTCCTAAGCCTCGTAGAATGAGTCAGTTAAACCACTCTTCCATGAACAACCAAATCAGACCCTCTAGGCGCCCCATGGG CTACCAATCTGAGATTGAAGATTCAGGAGTTGGGGCAGAGCTTCTGGACATCATCCTCCCCAAG GATAGCTGCTATCCTGAGAGTGACAGATCCGGGGAGTCGCCGTTTTTCTGTGGATCTCCACCTAGCAGGGCCTCAAACCCTGTGATCCAAGATGAGCAATTTGGTAATGGGAATTTTAGTCCATTTGCCGTGGCATCCGCTTCGCCATCCTCTTCTTCAGCCCGAGGCTGTGTTCCAATGAAATTTGGCAACACACCGGCTGTTGTGAGGATCGAAGGTTTTGACTGTCTTACAAGAGATAGGAGGAGCAACCGTAGCATCTCTGCGGTAGCCTAA